In Mycobacteriales bacterium, a genomic segment contains:
- a CDS encoding isoprenyl transferase: protein MTVAAPPPHPSGARPPAIPPDLVPRHVALVMDGNGRWANSRGLPRTKGHEAGEAALLDVIHGAIELGVGTLSAYAFSTENWRRSPDEVRFLMGFNRAVIRRRRDELNALGVRIRWAGRRPRLWRSVISELEDAERMTVGNKVITLQFCVNYGGRAEIADAARAIAREVAAGRINPEKVDEKMIARHLDEPDLPDVDLFIRSSGEQRTSNFLLWQSAYAELVFLDTLFPDFDRRDLWKACEVYASRDRRYGGALDIPKA from the coding sequence GTGACCGTAGCCGCGCCGCCGCCGCACCCGTCGGGCGCCCGGCCGCCGGCGATCCCGCCGGACCTGGTGCCCCGGCACGTCGCGCTGGTGATGGACGGCAACGGCCGGTGGGCCAACTCCCGCGGCCTGCCCCGGACCAAGGGCCACGAGGCCGGCGAGGCAGCGCTGCTGGACGTCATCCACGGCGCGATCGAGCTCGGCGTCGGGACCCTCTCGGCGTACGCGTTCTCGACCGAGAACTGGCGGCGGTCCCCGGACGAGGTCCGCTTCCTGATGGGCTTCAACCGGGCCGTGATCCGCCGGCGCCGGGACGAGCTGAACGCACTCGGCGTCCGGATCCGGTGGGCGGGACGGCGGCCCCGGCTCTGGCGGTCGGTGATCTCCGAGCTGGAGGACGCCGAGCGGATGACCGTCGGCAACAAGGTCATCACGCTGCAGTTCTGCGTGAACTACGGCGGCCGGGCCGAGATCGCCGACGCCGCCCGGGCCATCGCCCGGGAGGTCGCCGCCGGGCGGATCAACCCGGAGAAGGTCGACGAGAAGATGATCGCCCGCCACCTCGACGAGCCCGACCTGCCGGACGTGGACCTGTTCATCCGGTCCTCGGGGGAGCAGCGGACGTCGAACTTCCTGCTCTGGCAGTCGGCGTACGCGGAGCTGGTCTTCCTCGACACGCTCTTCCCCGACTTCGACCGCCGCGACCTGTGGAAGGCCTGCGAGGTGTACGCGTCCCGGGACCGCCGCTACGGCGGCGCCTTGGACATCCCGAAGGCTTAG